From the Euphorbia lathyris chromosome 6, ddEupLath1.1, whole genome shotgun sequence genome, one window contains:
- the LOC136232509 gene encoding internal alternative NAD(P)H-ubiquinone oxidoreductase A2, mitochondrial-like: MAFARLARTSLRRKGSTFNGASSNSVCSFTSAKNAAAGNKFSYLSSIRSVDLWSRGITSTPNHQFPNAQRVVHESEIEHDEPRYPGLEATKKGEKPRVVVLGTGWAACRFMKGLDTKTYDIVCISPRNHMVFTPLLASTCVGTLEFRTVAEPVSRIQSALAADPNSYFYLASCFGIDTDKHEVYCETVDNGGLVKEPYRFKVAYDKLLIAAGAEPLTFGIKGVKEHAFFLREVNHAQEIRKKLLLNLMLSQNPGISEEEKKRLLHCVVIGGGPTGVEFSGELSDFIMSDVQERYVHVKDYIKVTLIEANEILSSFDVSLRQYATNHLTKSGVRFTRGVVKEVHSKKLVLSDGTEVPYGLLVWSTGVGPSQFVKSLNLSKSPGGRIGVDEWLRVPSVEDVFALGDCAGFLENTGKPVLPALAQVAERQGKYLVEVFNKIGKENAGKAFSAKDVPLGDPFVYKHLGSMATVGRFKALVDLRQSKDAKGISLAGFTSWLIWRSAYLTRVVSWRNRFYVAVNWATTLVFGRDNSRIG, from the exons ATGGCATTTGCAAGGCTAGCCAGAACTAGCTTGAGAAGAAAAGGAAGCACGTTTAATGGTGCATCATCAAATTCAGTATGCTCTTTTACTTCTGCTAAAAATGCAGCAGCAGGCAACAAATTTTCATACCTTTCCAGCATCAGAAGTGTAGATCTATGGAGCAGAGGAATCACTTCAACCCCAAACCACCAATTTCCTAATGCACAACGGGTTGTTCATGAGTCCGAAATTGAGCATGATGAACCAAGATATCCGGGTTTAGAAGCAACcaaaaaaggggaaaaaccaAGAGTAGTTGTGCTTGGTACTGGATGGGCGGCATGCCGGTTCATGAAAGGACTTGATACAAAAACCTATGATATTGTTTGCATATCACCAAGAAATCACATGGTTTTCACTCCTTTGCTTGCTTCAACTTGTGTTGGAACCCTCGAATTTCGAACTGTTGCTGAGCCAGTTAGTAGGATACAATCTGCATTAGCAGCAGATCCTAACTCATATTTTTATCTGGCTTCTTGCTTTGGCATTGACACAGACAAACATGAA GTGTATTGTGAGACAGTTGACAATGGAGGATTGGTTAAAGAGCCTTACCGGTTTAAAGTTGCCTATGACAAGCTTCTTATTGCTGCTGGAGCTGAGCCTCTAACTTTTGGTATCAAGGGTGTTAAGGAGCATGCATTTTTTCTGAGAGAAGTGAATCATGCTCAGGAAATCAGGAAGAAACTCCTCCTAAATCTCATGCTTTCTCAAAATCCAG GCATATCCGAAGAAGAAAAGAAGCGGCTTTTACACTGTGTCGTCATTGGAGGTGGTCCAACAGGAGTGGAATTCAGTGGTGAATTGAGTGATTTTATAATGAGTGATGTCCAAGAGAGATATGTTCATGTTAAAGATTACATCAAGGTTACTCTAATAGAG GCAAATGAGATTTTATCATCCTTTGATGTGAGTCTACGTCAATACGCAACAAATCACTTGACTAAG TCTGGGGTTCGATTTACACGAGGTGTAGTGAAAGAGGTTCATTCTAAGAAACTAGTTTTAAGTGATGGGACTGAAGTTCCATATGGTCTCTTGGTGTGGTCTACTGGTGTTGGTCCTTCTCAATTTGTGAAGTCACTGAATCTCTCCAAATCCCCTGGTGGAAG GATTGGAGTTGATGAATGGCTCCGAGTTCCATCTGTGGAAGATGTGTTTGCCCTTGGAGATTGTGCTGGTTTTCTTGAAAATACAGGGAAGCCAGTTCTTCCAGCTCTAGCTCAG GTAGCAGAAAGGCAAGGGAAATACCTAGTTGAGGTGTTTAACAAAATTGGCAAGGAAAATGCAGGCAAGGCTTTTAGTGCAAAAGATGTCCCTCTTGGCGATCCTTTTGTGTACAAGCATCTAGGTAGCATGGCAACTGTAGGACGTTTTAAGGCATTGGTTGATTTGCGCCAATCAAAG GATGCAAAAGGGATATCACTTGCTGGATTCACCAGCTGGTTAATCTGGCGTTCTGCCTATCTTACACGCGTGGTGAGTTGGAGAAACAGGTTCTATGTGGCGGTGAACTGGGCAACCACTTTAGTTTTTGGCAGAGATAACTCCAGAATTGGATAG
- the LOC136232423 gene encoding endonuclease 1: MITLYICKTEALLKLYIYIYIINNLVFVGSFRFGIVLFFVVIFEKENLTQVREKEEEEKMNERGNDLRLCSFAFVLMMGLATIFAPGALGWSKEGHVMTCRIAQNLLGPEALHAVEHLLPDNVNGDLSALCVWPDQIRHWYKYRWTSPLHFIDTPDNACSFNHERDCVKDMCVAGAIQNFTSQLLHYKEGSTDRRYNLTEALLFLSHFMGDIHQPMHVGFTSDEGGNTIDLRWFRHKSNLHHVWDREIILTALKDFYENDIDLLQQTIEGNFTDGIWFDDVASWKDCDDLLSCPNKYAAESINLACKWGYKGVKDGQTLSDDYFNSRMPIVMKRIAQGGIRLGMFLNKIFGDSEQGIASPT; encoded by the exons ATGATAACCTTGTATATATGTAAAACTGAAGCATTGTTAaagttgtatatatatatatatataataaataatctGGTTTTTGTGGGTTCATTTCGTTTTGGAATTGTGCTTTTTTTTGTTGTGATATTTGAGAAGGAAAATCTAACTCAGGtaagagagaaggaagaagaagaaaagatgaACGAGAGAGGGAACGATTTGAGGTTGTGTTCTTTTGCTTTTGTATTGATGATGGGCTTGGCTACCATTTTTGCGCCTGGAGCTCTAGGATGGAGCAAGGAGGGTCACGTAATGACGTGTCGGATTGCACAG AACCTTTTAGGACCAGAGGCATTACATGCTGTAGAACATTTGCTACCTGACAACGTCAACGGAGACTTATCCGCGTTGTGCGTATGGCCCGACCAAATCCGGCACTGGTATAAATACCGGTGGACGAGTCCTCTACACTTCATTGACACACCTGATAATGCCTGCTCATTTAATCATGAAA GGGACTGTGTTAAAGATATGTGTGTTGCTGGTGCTATTCAGAATTTCACATCTCAGCTTTTGCACTACAAAGAAGGCAGCACAGACCGCAGAT ATAATTTAACAGAAGCCTTGCTGttcttgtctcacttcatgggAGATATTCATCAG CCAATGCATGTTGGATTCACTAGCGATGAAGGAGGAAACACCATTGATTTACGCTGGTTTAGGCATAAATCTAATCTTCATCAT GTATGGGATAGAGAGATCATTCTTACAGCTCTGAAAGACTTCTACGAAAATGATATTGACCTTCTTCAACAAACCATTGAAGGCAACTTCACTGAT GGAATATGGTTTGATGATGTAGCTTCATGGAAAGATTGTGATGATTTGCTTTCATGCCCAAACAA GTATGCTGCAGAGAGCATAAACCTAGCTTGTAAATGGGGTTACAAAGGAGTGAAGGATGGTCAAACTCTTTCAG ATGATTACTTCAATTCAAGGATGCCAATTGTGATGAAACGGATAGCCCAAGGTGGAATTAGATTGGGCATGTTCTTGAATAAGATATTTGGAGATTCTGAACAAGGGATTGCATCTCCAACATGA
- the LOC136232424 gene encoding endonuclease 4-like isoform X1: protein MDNNTGQLWAVIIIFLLHLVTGIQGWGKEGHYAICRIAEGYLTEDALAAIRELLPDSAEGELAEVCSWADHVRFHYHWSSALHYVDTPDFLCNYNYCRDCHDSSGRKDRCVTGAIFNYTNQLTSVYQNSNPVFNYNLTEALMFLAHFIGDVHQPLHVGFTGDLAGNLIQVRWYRRKTNLHHVWDDMIIDSALKTFYSSDIAIMIQSIQNNMTEGWSNQLPVWEYCQSNRTVCPNIYASESVSLACKYAYKNATPGSTLTDDYFLSRLPVVEKRLAQGGIRLAATLNRIFSSQTKIAQARR, encoded by the exons ATGGATAACAACACTGGCCAGTTATGGGCAGTGATAATCATATTTCTTCTCCATTTGGTTACTGGAATTCAGGGTTGGGGAAAGGAAGGCCACTATGCAATTTGCAGAATTGCAGAG GGGTATTTGACTGAAGATGCGTTAGCTGCAATTAGGGAATTGCTTCCAGATTCTGCTGAAGGTGAACTTGCTGAAGTTTGTTCCTGGGCTGATCATGTGCGATTTCACTATCATTGGAGTAGTGCTTTGCACTATGTTGATACTCCTGATTTCTTGTGTAACTACAACTATTGTA GGGATTGCCATGATTCTAGTGGACGTAAGGACAGATGTGTAACTGGTGCTATTTTCAACTACACAAACCAACTTACTTCAGTCTATCAGAATTCAAATCCAGTGTTCAATT ACAATTTAACTGAGGCACTTATGTTCTTAGCCCATTTTATTGGAGATGTTCATCAG CCCCTGCATGTTGGTTTCACTGGAGATTTGGCTGGAAATTTAATTCAAGTCCGTTGGTATCGTAGGAAAACAAATTTACATCAT GTATGGGATGACATGATTATTGATTCAGCCCTGAAGACATTCTACAGTTCAGATATTGCAATCATGATACAATCAATTCAGAATAACATGACG GAAGGTTGGTCCAATCAGCTTCCAGTTTGGGAATATTGTCAAAGCAACCGAACAGTTTGCCCAAACAT ATATGCTTCTGAAAGCGTTAGTTTAGCATGCAAGTATGCCTACAAGAATGCTACGCCTGGAAGCACTCTTACTG ATGATTATTTTCTTTCTCGGTTGCCGGTGGTGGAGAAGAGGCTGGCTCAAGGTGGAATCCGGTTAGCCGCTACCCTAAACCGCATTTTTTCTTCTCAAACTAAAATTGCTCAGGCGAGAAGATGA
- the LOC136232424 gene encoding endonuclease 4-like isoform X2, with the protein MDNNTGQLWAVIIIFLLHLVTGIQGWGKEGHYAICRIAEGYLTEDALAAIRELLPDSAEGELAEVCSWADHVRFHYHWSSALHYVDTPDFLCNYNYCRDCHDSSGRKDRCVTGAIFNYTNQLTSVYQNSNPVFNYNLTEALMFLAHFIGDVHQPLHVGFTGDLAGNLIQVRWYRRKTNLHHVWDDMIIDSALKTFYSSDIAIMIQSIQNNMTEGWSNQLPVWEYCQSNRTVCPNIYASESVSLACKYAYKNATPGSTLTGTQLETHFFLG; encoded by the exons ATGGATAACAACACTGGCCAGTTATGGGCAGTGATAATCATATTTCTTCTCCATTTGGTTACTGGAATTCAGGGTTGGGGAAAGGAAGGCCACTATGCAATTTGCAGAATTGCAGAG GGGTATTTGACTGAAGATGCGTTAGCTGCAATTAGGGAATTGCTTCCAGATTCTGCTGAAGGTGAACTTGCTGAAGTTTGTTCCTGGGCTGATCATGTGCGATTTCACTATCATTGGAGTAGTGCTTTGCACTATGTTGATACTCCTGATTTCTTGTGTAACTACAACTATTGTA GGGATTGCCATGATTCTAGTGGACGTAAGGACAGATGTGTAACTGGTGCTATTTTCAACTACACAAACCAACTTACTTCAGTCTATCAGAATTCAAATCCAGTGTTCAATT ACAATTTAACTGAGGCACTTATGTTCTTAGCCCATTTTATTGGAGATGTTCATCAG CCCCTGCATGTTGGTTTCACTGGAGATTTGGCTGGAAATTTAATTCAAGTCCGTTGGTATCGTAGGAAAACAAATTTACATCAT GTATGGGATGACATGATTATTGATTCAGCCCTGAAGACATTCTACAGTTCAGATATTGCAATCATGATACAATCAATTCAGAATAACATGACG GAAGGTTGGTCCAATCAGCTTCCAGTTTGGGAATATTGTCAAAGCAACCGAACAGTTTGCCCAAACAT ATATGCTTCTGAAAGCGTTAGTTTAGCATGCAAGTATGCCTACAAGAATGCTACGCCTGGAAGCACTCTTACTG GAACCCAATTGGAGACACATTTTTTTCTGGGATGA